gctaataataacattgagtgctgattttttgagtgctatttacagaatctagcccaaaatgctTTTAGCTGGTGCACATGATTTTTCCATTAACCAATTATTCAGCCAACATACTAAAGAAAGCTACAAATATTTGTGTTTAAAAATAATATGCAAACTGGATTCAAACTTCAGCCTCCTCTTACTGGgaggggattttggatttagctcatacctttttcagcagCAGCTCAAGGTAAGCTGCATTTAGGGACAAATAAGtgttttcctgtccctagagggctcactggAAGGTTATTTGCTCAAGATGACAAGAAGCAGTGGTgcgatttgaaccctggcttccttggCCTAGAGTCTACAACTGAACAAAAAAGCTAATCCTCCAACACAACAAGCACATTTGTTACACTGAAGCCATCAGTTTTTGACCTGAACAGACTTCTTTCTGAGCTTTAGTGTAGGGAACTCCAACTGTAATTACAAAAGAAGATGTAGAATGCAAACATCTTATTTCAAGCTGCAATAATTTCTCCACATTACTGATGGCACATTTCAACCTACAATTTTAAAGTAGACTGGGTTGTATACTATTAACATAAcaaaactcatttttttcatgacccaGAGCTTATTTATAGGTGTTGTGTGCACTGCTACCACTGCAGAGGGTATTAAAGTACTTTTGTAGGAGCAGATGCACCCTGAAAGGGGCTTTGTCACCACCACGTGTTAAACAAGGGTTTTCTTGATGGATGACAAAGTCTCAACACACAAAAATCCCCCCTTTGAAGGGCACAAATACTGTTACTCAGTGCTACACACTCTCAGGGAGCATGTTAACGTAGCCACCTTATTAAGTTGGGTATGCCAAGTGCTTCTTAAAATGGAAGAACTACATGcaattgaatatctggatagtgCTTTTGAATACTTTCAACTTGTCAAAAGGGTAACAAATAAAGGTTTCTttatatggaaagaaaaaaaaaaaaaagaataaagccACTGTTCTTACAGGTTATTGAATGTAAGAAACTGAAATACAGGACATGCATAAAGAAATCAAGCTGATTGTAACTGACAATACCTTCCTCAGTCATAGTAAAACATTAGACAGTTCCACAATGTCTCAGAGGGTTACAGAATATGTGTCAGGTGGTCTACCAGTAGCACAGATTCAATCTAAAATCCATACCCCTTGGTATATTTTTTCAGTCTTTTCAGCTCTCTTTGACAGAGGGCTGCTGTGGGCACTGATGCCCTTTTGTCATTTAAGTCCACCTGGAGTATGGCTCACAAGCATTACAAACTTCAAAACAGAATCCTTTTTGTTAACCAGATTCAAAAGCAGTAGTTCAGTCAAAATGAGTTGAGAGGGCATAAAGCAAAGTGAATGACACTGACTACTTTCTGGTTGGTTGTTTTAGTGCAGGGAAGACCTGGACAGCAATGTTTATCGAAGGGGGAAGCAGGTCTTAACAGCATTTCAGCATAGCTGCCTGACAGGAAGCTCTGCCCAGCAACTTTCCACAGGGATGAGGCCCCTGAGGATACCAAAGCATTAACAATCTGTTTCTTCTGTAACTAAGGTTTTAGCATAGCCAAGATGCATATTTTGAACCCTAGCTTAGTTCAACTTCAACAAGACTATCaattatagagaaaaaaaaaaaaaaaaaaaaaaaagagtatacaGTGCTAGATTTTACTTTCACACAAATTCATAATGGTATTTCAACAGAGCTGCATTCAAATGTTGCCTTAGcctttttcaaacatttttttagttCAGTTTATATTAATACACTTTTTATACTGCCTTTTGATGTGGATACATTCATCTGTCTTGGCCAACCATAGTAGTATTGAGAGGATGTCAATTGTAGGCTTGCAAGGCAGTATTTGGTATTCCAGCAAACTTATCAAATACGGGCAACAACAACAAAGACTATGATGAAAATTAAGCTCTATAAAACTATTATCCTACCACATCTGATCTATGCTTGAGGAACATGGATAAACATTAAAACAAAGATATGCACTGGTGTAAAGAATTCTTGGTGTCATTTATGACCATATTACCAATGAAGAGATCCTGAGAAGAGACTCAAAGAGGCTCTAAGATAGAGTAGCTGAGCAAAGGATCGTACTGGCTGCACATGTTCTAAGGCTGTAGGCAGCTTTTTCCAATAGTCAAtgccctgactcccccccccttcttcctccaATGTCGATTGCTCCTGCTGAttttagtttgaaaaaaaaagatagccaaCACACTTCCCTCAGTGCATCCTGTCCACACACTCCCTCAAATTCCTATCCATCCAAACCCTTGTCTTGATAGCAGATACTCCACCTGATAGAAGGAATAGAAAATTTGTTCCAGTACTATCAGAGAGGTCTCCCTTCTTTTGACAAATACTTGCTCTTTCGACCCCCTACCTCTTGGATAAAAATACATCATGGGCTTTCACTATTGGCCTTCTCTATGATTATGCAGAGGCTTAATAAAGGCATAGTCCTTGACCAGTGGAAACAGGCTATTGTCCAACCCATTCTCAAAAAAACCTACCCTTGACCCTATGGATCCCACTATTTATTGTCCCATCTCCACCTTTGTTTTTTATCTAAACTAATGAAAAATATTGTATTTACACAACTCTGCCTATGTAAAATCTACTTCCACTCTTCAAGCATAGAACTGAAACCATTATCACTTGTCTCCTTAATGATCTTCATTCCTCGCTTGATTCTAATGATTAAACTTATTGTCTATTTAGAACTTTCCTCTGCTTTTGATTTTGGTCTACCACTCTCTCATACTGACTCTGATCTTGGGCTTAGGGGTATAATTCTTCAGTGGTTCTCCTCCTTTCTCAGTAAATGCTCCTTTAAGGTTTCTACTTATTCTTCCACTTCCCTTACATATTCACTAACTAGTGGGTCCCACAAAGGTCCATACTGTCCCCACCCTTCTCTCTAATAGTTTTTAAGTCCCCTTGCCACAATAATCCAGGAAGTAGGTGTCAAAGCTTTTATTTATGCAAACAGTATTTTTATTCTTTCCTACTTCTCCTCTCCAACCCGATTTAGGCCCTTTGTAGATTTGTTTACAAGCAGTAGCATCTTGGCTTTCCAGACACAACTTTGTGttaaacagagacaaaacagTTGCATTCTGGATTACTGGTGCTGCCCCAGTAATCAGAGCTTTACACCCTATATAAAATCTGCTCACTCCTTTCTATTTTCAATACTGCTATTCATATGCTAATTCATGCATTATTAATGTCCTGAATTAACTACTGCAATATTATTTATGCAGGTCTCCCTCAGACTCAGATCAAACATATTCAGATTCCAGAATAGTGCCGTACACCTACTTTGCACTGTCAAATATTTTGACTGGGCTTCTCTACTCTGTCACTTGCATCTGTTACCAATTCCTGCCAGAATTAAATTTAAGATCCTCTGTTTAACTCACAAAGCCTACTACCAGGGTACCCTCACCTATCTTTCATCTCACAAGATATCTCTGTTCAATTTGATTATCACCGGGTAGTACTCCCTTCCCCTCGTCATCTTGAAGCTACTAGACACGCGGCCTTTTACTTTCATGCACCTGAACTTTGGAATgacctcctttctccccccccccccccccccactttgcttCAAGAAATCTTTTTCCAACTTTAAAGTACTACTAAAGACCCATTTATTAATCTACTTTATGGTTAGTTGGTTCTGGATCATTTGTGGCTCTCCTGGGACACTTTTCTCTTCACCTCTGTTGCATTTATCCTACTTTGAATGTATGTGACTTTCCTTTTGTATGATGGAATCTCTTTCTTCATTTTAACCTAATTGatgttttgtaaactgccttgatctgACCTACCAGTTAGATATagataaggcagtatatcaaatcttcaTATTAAACATATCGACATCCCAAAACTGCAATGCAATGGACATcaacatatagtaaaaaaaaaaaaacgagggaAAGCAAAGAAGACCTGGTGTAGCACATTCAAAGAAGATCTTCAGTACCAATTGGGAAGAGGCTGACGCAAGTCTAAGTCAGTTTTCAAAGTTTGCTTTAATCTTTTTCAAATATGTCTTAGTTTAGTTATATTAATATGCATTTTATACTGTCttttgcaaaaaaataaatacattgatTTACAAATCTAACACACATTTATAACAAATGATACACACCCATAATTATAACTCAAAACTACTTTCAGTAACAAAAGAACAACTTACAAGTACCATAAAAAacgtagggcctcttttactaaacctcactaatgattcctgcatggcaaatgcaaagcaacacattcaaattgaatgggctaTGGTGCATTTGCTGTgccaggaattgctagcacggtttagtaaaggAGACCCTTAGAGATAAAAACGCAAGTTGTATTTTGTAATATTATCACTAACATTTTGGTTTGCTGCAAATGAAACACACTGATGGATCAtaacattacaaaacaaaaaaaaaaaaacacatattctTGTCCTCTAGACACTGGTGTGCCCAGTAGATTTGTAGTTTACTCATGTCATATTTGAAATCTTTCTAGGTAGACACTGGTGCTTTATAAAATTTCAGATTAAAGGATATGAAAGTCATTCTAAAAAGATGCACACTACCAGGCTGGGAAAGAATATTAAAAAGCTCTCTTttaacaaaagtttttttttttttttaaatcattcacagatataaaagagaaaaacacaccTCCTCAAGAATGCCTTCTGGAAAGCCAACAGGATTAAATATATACTATATATTTCCGGTTTATTCTCACTCTTCAGTTTTCAAATTAATCCTCTAAAAGTAATTTCAGATATGAGAGTATTTCAAAACCTGTTGACCATACTATAATGTAAGATCGTACAGAAGCAAACTCTGGTGACATCTGAATAATTCGCCTGTGCAATTCATATCCTTCTCTGGGCATAGCCACATCATTTTTCTTCAGGAATTTTATTGGACAAAGATCATTCCCTCCATCACCAATATAGACAATTTTTGTATACTGTACTCCATGCTGTAACTGCACATCTACAAATTCTTCTAACATTTTTCTTTTGCAAAGGTTTGATGGGCATTCTGAACATAGATGAGCATGGAAATTCTGCACAACTAGATAGCCAAAATCATCAAAAGTTGCAGGATTTGTAAATATTGCATCAAACACCCCAAGCAAACCTGCACTTTTCAAAATCCAATCAATAAATACTGCATTGGAATCAGAAATTATTATACAATCAAACATGTGTTTTCTATGGGCAATGAAATCCAGAAGTTCATGTATTCCTGCAGTGAAAGGTATGGCTGTCATCATTTTCTTCATTTCATTTGCTCTTACTCCTTGGTCTCCCAAGTAATGAAATACTCTGCCCATATATTCAGTCCATTTTCCTCTTTCATAAGAGCTTCGTAATACATCAGGTAGCTTTCTTCCCGGAGCACAATTCACAATCCAGGTATCACTGTTGTCATCTACGATGGTATGATCAAAGTCAAAGACCAACAGGAACTTCATGCTTGCTTAACAGGTTGTATATAACTGAGAATAAGAGAGAACTATTTAAGTCTCACATACTGAAAAATTAACCATTAAAAGAAAAATCAAGTTGACAAAATGTAATGACAATACACCAGATCTTTCAGAGATTATTCAAGTGGGTACATTTCTAAATGAATGAGATACAGAAGCATTAAACTGCTTACATTAAGCCAGTGTGCCGTGGATGCTCCCCCAAGTGTCCTGCGGGGAGTCCGGGAATCCCCTCCAGATATCCAGGCAAATCGTGCGACACCTATGATCTCTTTCTCCTACTGCCGTGATCTTCAAACTTTGTGGTTACTGGAAGGAATTAGAACAGGCCTTCCTCTGGCCAGCCCCAGGGTCCTTCTTTCTGATGAGAATTCCCATTTGCCGCATGGGAGGGACAAGGCAGAGGGAAAGACTCGGGATGGCTGGAGGAAGGCATGTTCTAAGCTCCTGGCAACACAAAGAATGAAAGAATCGGAGCAGGAGCGGAGAAGAGAGAGGCCCAAGGAGTGGGTGGAGGAAGGTAGGAGATTAGacctgagggagagaggagacaggctgcagaaatgtggaagggaagggaggaggggagacaggctgcacatgtgtgggagggaagggaaaaggggagacaggctgcacatgtgtgGGACGGAAGGGAAAAAGGGACACAGGCTGCACgtgtgggagggaaaggaaaagggaagacATCCTCCTACACACGTGCAGCCTAAGgaaaaggggagacaggctgcacatgtgtAGGAGGATAAGGAAAAGGGGAGACAGGCTACacatgaaggagagagagaggaaaaacaagATAAATttgagaaggagacagagaattcaagaaagctgaatgtgaaagatcagaaataaacagacatagggccggaagatagaaaagaaattgcaaatggaaaggaggcctagaaacagagttaagagcacagacaggaaagcagagctAAAGATTGAGAACAAGATaattggaataataaaatcagcagactacaaaggtaggaaaaatgattttattttcagcttaGGAATTGAATTATATTGATACTGAGAATGTACATGAGGATATATTCTATTTTTCTAGTGTTGCACGatatgcagagtctggtatctctgctttcagtttttgtctgcatgtttttttgcaGTTCCTTATTTTGTATTAGGTGAAAGTCATGCTCTGCATTTCAAACTAAGGTGAAAGATTCTGCTGGGATCTGGTGTGTGTGTCCATCTTGTTCTAATTTTCCAGTAGGAGGTAAACTGTTGTTCTAATATATTTCAGTCTCATAATTAAATTAATTAACTACTTCTGAATGTTACAAGAATGGGtgaggatggaggagattacttgtggggatggaatggatcttagcggtGACAGGCAGGTATGAGTTAGATTCCAGtgatgtgccttgacaatttttgtgcTTTGTAAGTGTGCCACGAGGTGaaaaaggctgaaaatccttgCATTAAGCAATCATGTGCATCTCCCCAGTTGCCTACTTCAGATTTTTTAAGATCCTGCAGCAATTAGGACACATTTTCATTGATTAGAATGTTAATTTGATTCTTTTTATGGAGGGGACAAGTCATAATCAGTACTAGGAAGACAGAAGGATAAAGAATCTCTGCAGGTCATGGAGGAAGGATTCTGGAGAAGAGGGGAAGAAGATAAGGAATCAAGGCATAGAGGAGAGCGGAAATCAGGGAGCAGAGGGAGGAAGTGCCACAAGGCGAGGGAGGTTCATGAACTAGTAAGGGTGAGATCCAAAATCAGAAGAGTAAAGGAAGGAGAATGTACTTTTACACACCACTTCCTGATGCTGAACCGCTTTCTTGCACTTTCCGCATTCACTCCAATCTCCTCACTCACTCTCCTTTCTAACCTCCAATTCACTCTCTCTAACCTCCCACATTTTCTCCCCAACATGCTCCAATACTCACTCCCCCACATTTTATCCACTCATTTACCCTCAGCTGCTTTCTCCCCAAAATCCCCCCATCACATACAGACATTCTTTCAATCAATCACTTTATCTTctaattctctccctcccccatacaaTCTCCTCACAGACATCCTACAATTTTCTCACTTCTTTCCCCTGTACCATCTTCACTCTCACATTCCTGCAGTTACTTTCCATTGTCGCCCTTCCAGCGCCCCACTAGTATCATTATTATAGCTACCAGCACAATTCCTTCCCTAAAAACATCACTGATCCTCCCAGATGGCTTGGCATTGAGGACAGCAACACCTTGGGCCACATCCTTCTCATCTGCTGCCTGAAGCCCAAGTGTCACACTATGTACTAAACATAACACTTGTACCTTAGGCAGGACAATGATGGCCAAAGTGCTGCCCTGCTGCTAGAGCTGGGTCAAGAGCCCAGGGAAAAAAACTGACTATGCTTTGTTCAGTTTGAGGCAGGAATGGAGgaccagggcaactgccctgttgcCAGCCTCTACTGCTGGCCATGCATGCTGCTGTCCTCTTCCAAACTCCTAGGTGGATATAGGAATTGGTTGATCACAGAGGAGAACGGGGAGAGAGgggctggagaggagagagaagcagtttcTGCTGGTTTAGGGAAGTCCTGGGGCCTGCGTGATAGGAAATAAAGTGGTAGAGTGGTAA
The genomic region above belongs to Microcaecilia unicolor chromosome 7, aMicUni1.1, whole genome shotgun sequence and contains:
- the PHOSPHO2 gene encoding pyridoxal phosphate phosphatase PHOSPHO2, yielding MKFLLVFDFDHTIVDDNSDTWIVNCAPGRKLPDVLRSSYERGKWTEYMGRVFHYLGDQGVRANEMKKMMTAIPFTAGIHELLDFIAHRKHMFDCIIISDSNAVFIDWILKSAGLLGVFDAIFTNPATFDDFGYLVVQNFHAHLCSECPSNLCKRKMLEEFVDVQLQHGVQYTKIVYIGDGGNDLCPIKFLKKNDVAMPREGYELHRRIIQMSPEFASVRSYIIVWSTGFEILSYLKLLLED